One window from the genome of Crateriforma spongiae encodes:
- a CDS encoding PAS domain-containing hybrid sensor histidine kinase/response regulator gives MTDDTSPSGWNPTPEIASLLVTIGCSGDAASDQWLVSLLEEIVDRSAMRFVVYRADGGDTTSVFEATQRLIGDDAILLDSTRNIGPGQVAFCPAGRVPRMRQAGCVEWIETDGATDGLWGTFLASVAAVAGPSAAGIVLRSGDVEPGSVDPASDASIGEGLDAIRKVGGWAVRLTCPRCVAPNTPAEQGDDDPFRPNHPSSVAMELSRLLKSCLATNPTDASLLKWVSNLDRFNQAVLETSPDGIKVLDTQGRLLQINRAGLQHMELDDFAPLRGEYWWSLWPDATRSLVKRSIRQAEKDGVARFQAQRPTAKGTMRWWDVVVSPVYDSDQNVTRYVAVSRDVTKQRQQTAELLDREKHLRRVIDHVVGFVGVLDLDGTLTEANQPAITAGGVGREDVIGKKFWDCYWWNYDPSVAERLEQDIRRVQSGETVRYDAMVRMAGDTRMMIDFQLMPVTDDSGNLINIVASGVDISDRYLVEKAIRAANAKWSALFDQSPAFIGVLNLDGTLSEVNHTALQPWGLKRDDMVGHLFWETPWWKGMSKSRQFLRDNFSAVLEGHSFHRDLSYRGPDGSRKIVDIWYVPARNDDGEIMFVIAHGRDVTQQRRNERSIKLNEQRLRDASRLAGFGTLHADVESGMQFFSDELKSLLKYPPDANLDGPLGTIPEWVHPEDLDMIQDHFQNEILRAEDHTSSIEHRVVCYDGEVRMVRLQTRTICGDDDRSGRRPVQIIGTLLDITDQRRYESELRAARIDAESANQAKSAFLANMSHEIRTPMTAILGYADLVAENVSDDETSDYIQTIRRNGNYLLDLINDILDLSKIEADKFEVQQEVFDPARVVEDVRSIMEVRAAEKGLSLQVDYDGRIPQQIYSDPKRLRQILINLVGNAIKFTRTGDVRLVVAHEQQHGDDAMRFEVHDSGIGIPTEQLGKLFQPFSQGDASVTRRFGGTGLGLAISRRLAESLGGDIVVDSEVEHGSTFTVRIDPGDLTDVEMVQPGPLVDIPPSEDDSAPVSLDCHILVTDDRRDIRFLSRRILVDAGATVTEAEDGQVALDKVVESIEQGRPFDVILLDMQMPNLDGYQAAVRLRELGFAGPIVALTADAMQGDMKRCLECGCNDYLAKPINAQNLLRLVARLTRPV, from the coding sequence ATGACCGACGATACGTCACCATCGGGCTGGAATCCGACGCCGGAGATCGCTTCATTGCTGGTCACCATCGGATGTTCCGGCGATGCGGCGTCGGATCAATGGTTGGTTTCGTTGCTGGAAGAAATTGTCGACCGGTCGGCGATGCGTTTCGTGGTGTACCGGGCCGATGGCGGTGATACGACGTCGGTCTTCGAGGCGACGCAACGGCTGATCGGCGACGACGCCATCTTGTTGGATTCGACACGCAACATCGGGCCGGGGCAGGTCGCGTTTTGTCCGGCGGGTCGGGTTCCCCGAATGAGGCAGGCCGGTTGTGTCGAATGGATCGAAACGGATGGTGCGACCGACGGACTTTGGGGAACCTTTCTTGCATCGGTCGCCGCAGTGGCCGGACCGTCGGCGGCGGGAATTGTGTTGCGTTCAGGAGACGTCGAACCAGGGTCGGTGGATCCGGCATCGGACGCATCGATCGGCGAAGGCTTGGACGCGATTCGCAAGGTCGGCGGTTGGGCGGTGCGTCTGACATGCCCACGATGTGTCGCACCCAACACGCCGGCAGAGCAGGGCGACGACGATCCCTTTCGACCGAATCACCCGTCCAGCGTGGCGATGGAACTGTCGCGGTTGCTGAAATCCTGTTTGGCGACCAATCCGACCGACGCATCGTTGTTGAAATGGGTCAGCAATCTGGATCGATTCAATCAAGCGGTATTGGAAACCAGTCCGGACGGGATCAAAGTGCTGGATACGCAGGGACGCTTGCTGCAGATCAATCGGGCCGGCTTGCAGCACATGGAGCTGGATGACTTCGCACCGCTGCGGGGCGAATACTGGTGGTCACTGTGGCCGGATGCGACGCGCAGTTTGGTCAAACGCAGCATTCGACAAGCCGAAAAGGATGGAGTGGCCCGTTTCCAAGCGCAACGTCCAACGGCCAAAGGCACCATGCGTTGGTGGGATGTGGTCGTGTCACCGGTCTACGACAGCGACCAGAACGTCACGCGATACGTGGCGGTGTCACGCGATGTCACCAAGCAGCGTCAACAGACCGCCGAACTGTTGGACCGCGAAAAACATCTTCGACGAGTGATCGATCACGTCGTCGGCTTTGTCGGCGTGTTGGATTTGGACGGGACGCTGACCGAAGCCAACCAGCCGGCCATCACCGCCGGTGGTGTTGGCCGCGAAGACGTGATCGGCAAAAAGTTCTGGGACTGTTACTGGTGGAATTACGACCCGTCGGTGGCCGAGCGATTGGAACAAGACATCCGGCGTGTCCAATCCGGCGAAACCGTTCGCTATGACGCGATGGTTCGGATGGCGGGAGACACCCGCATGATGATTGATTTTCAATTGATGCCGGTGACCGACGACAGCGGCAACCTGATCAACATCGTTGCCTCCGGTGTCGATATTTCGGATCGCTATCTGGTCGAAAAAGCGATCCGAGCGGCCAATGCGAAATGGAGTGCTTTGTTTGATCAAAGTCCGGCGTTCATTGGCGTGTTGAACTTGGACGGCACGTTGTCGGAAGTGAACCATACGGCGCTGCAGCCGTGGGGTTTGAAACGCGATGACATGGTCGGACACTTGTTTTGGGAAACGCCGTGGTGGAAAGGGATGTCCAAGAGCCGCCAGTTTTTACGAGACAACTTCAGCGCTGTGTTGGAGGGACACAGTTTCCATCGCGATCTGAGTTACCGCGGCCCCGACGGCAGCCGAAAGATCGTCGACATCTGGTACGTTCCGGCGCGAAACGACGACGGCGAGATCATGTTTGTGATCGCCCATGGCCGTGACGTTACCCAGCAACGACGCAACGAACGGTCGATCAAACTGAACGAACAGCGTTTGCGAGACGCATCGCGATTGGCCGGATTTGGCACACTGCACGCCGATGTCGAATCGGGCATGCAGTTCTTTTCCGACGAACTGAAATCGCTGTTGAAGTATCCGCCGGATGCAAACCTTGACGGGCCGTTGGGAACGATTCCCGAATGGGTCCATCCCGAAGATCTGGACATGATTCAGGATCATTTTCAGAACGAGATCTTGCGAGCGGAGGATCACACGTCGTCGATCGAACATCGTGTCGTCTGTTACGACGGTGAAGTCCGCATGGTCCGGCTGCAGACCCGCACGATTTGCGGCGACGATGATCGGTCCGGCCGGCGACCGGTTCAAATCATCGGAACGTTGCTGGATATCACCGATCAACGGCGGTACGAGTCGGAATTGCGGGCGGCGCGGATCGATGCCGAATCCGCCAACCAAGCCAAAAGTGCATTCTTGGCGAACATGTCGCACGAAATCCGAACACCCATGACGGCGATCTTGGGGTATGCCGACTTGGTCGCAGAGAATGTTAGCGACGATGAGACGTCGGATTACATCCAAACGATTCGCCGCAACGGCAATTATCTGCTGGACTTGATCAACGATATTTTGGATCTATCGAAAATCGAGGCCGACAAGTTCGAAGTCCAGCAGGAAGTCTTTGATCCCGCTCGAGTCGTCGAGGACGTTCGCAGCATCATGGAGGTTCGTGCGGCAGAGAAAGGCTTGTCATTGCAGGTCGACTATGACGGTCGCATCCCACAACAGATCTACAGCGATCCGAAACGTTTGCGGCAGATCTTGATCAACTTGGTCGGCAACGCGATCAAATTCACCCGAACCGGCGACGTCCGTTTGGTCGTGGCACATGAACAACAGCATGGCGACGATGCCATGCGGTTTGAGGTCCATGACTCTGGAATTGGTATTCCGACCGAACAGTTGGGAAAGCTGTTTCAACCATTTTCGCAGGGGGATGCGTCGGTCACACGTCGTTTCGGTGGCACCGGGTTGGGGCTGGCGATCAGTCGTCGCTTGGCCGAATCACTGGGCGGCGACATTGTCGTCGACAGTGAAGTGGAGCACGGCAGCACTTTCACCGTCCGGATCGACCCGGGCGACTTGACCGATGTGGAAATGGTTCAGCCCGGACCGCTGGTGGATATTCCGCCGTCGGAAGACGATTCGGCCCCGGTGTCGCTGGATTGCCACATCTTGGTGACCGATGACCGTCGCGACATCCGCTTTCTAAGTCGACGAATCTTGGTCGACGCGGGAGCGACGGTGACCGAAGCCGAAGACGGCCAGGTGGCTCTGGACAAGGTCGTTGAATCAATCGAACAGGGAAGGCCGTTCGACGTCATTCTGTTGGACATGCAAATGCCCAACCTGGACGGTTATCAAGCCGCGGTGCGGCTTCGCGAGCTTGGGTTCGCGGGGCCGATCGTGGCTTTGACTGCGGATGCCATGCAGGGCGACATGAAGCGGTGCTTGGAATGCGGATGCAACGACTATCTGGCCAAACCGATCAACGCCCAGAATTTATTGCGGCTGGTCGCCCGATTGACTCGGCCCGTGTAA
- a CDS encoding Hpt domain-containing protein, producing the protein MNETQRKRFSDALVRVGDDEEILCELAAIAYEDGQPLLQQLDQAISHQDMEQASRSGHSLKGTLSGFETGHPTTLLQPIIDAARREDPNEASVLFTKAKPQLQSLLKEIHSISG; encoded by the coding sequence TTGAACGAGACGCAACGAAAACGATTTTCCGACGCACTGGTTCGAGTCGGCGATGACGAAGAAATCTTGTGTGAACTTGCTGCGATCGCTTACGAGGATGGCCAGCCGTTGTTGCAGCAGTTGGATCAGGCGATTTCACACCAGGACATGGAACAAGCCTCGCGCAGCGGCCATTCGCTGAAGGGAACCCTGAGCGGATTCGAAACCGGGCATCCGACGACATTGCTGCAACCAATCATTGATGCGGCACGGCGGGAGGACCCCAACGAAGCCAGTGTGTTGTTCACCAAGGCAAAGCCGCAATTGCAGTCACTGCTGAAAGAGATCCACAGCATCTCCGGCTGA
- a CDS encoding deoxyribodipyrimidine photo-lyase translates to MTSRLIPESRTRRLNDLDPVDGKYVLYWMRHSQRSEQNHALEFAVRRANDLGKPLLVGVGIGDDPSVRTERQMRFQLEGLHETAGALQRRNIAMVVRRESPIDVAMKLAGDACEVVCDRGYLRHDRRWVDRFQREANRPVWQIESNVIVPVEMASDDREYAARTIRSQLQEAAEKTLNELATTPVDNTADGLSVNGIDLDDLDNCVQSLDLDHTVAKCDEFDGGTSQARSRLNAFLSDSLDEYRDDVSVIQPHCSMLSPYLHFGQISPLKVALEVRQAGANRESTADFIEELLVRRELAINFVYFDSDYDGLDCLPDWARKTLEKHESDPRPDHYTASELEDGQTDDPVWNAAMTEMRCRGYLHNHLRMYWGKRILGWTNTIQHAYRVTLDLNNKYFYDGNDPNSYANVAWVFGNHDRAFGERDVFGKVRTMSASGLDRKIDTDAYVRSIAERFAASKA, encoded by the coding sequence ATGACCAGCCGACTGATCCCCGAATCGCGAACCCGACGCCTGAACGACCTCGACCCCGTCGACGGCAAGTACGTCTTGTATTGGATGCGGCACAGCCAACGCAGCGAACAAAACCACGCTTTGGAATTCGCGGTCCGCCGCGCGAACGATCTGGGAAAGCCGCTTCTGGTGGGCGTCGGCATCGGTGACGACCCGTCGGTAAGGACCGAGCGACAGATGCGTTTCCAGCTGGAGGGATTGCACGAAACCGCCGGCGCGCTTCAGCGACGAAACATTGCGATGGTCGTCCGCAGGGAAAGTCCGATCGATGTGGCGATGAAGTTGGCGGGCGATGCTTGTGAAGTCGTTTGCGACCGTGGATACCTACGTCATGACCGGCGCTGGGTGGACAGGTTCCAACGCGAAGCCAACCGACCGGTTTGGCAGATCGAATCGAATGTGATCGTCCCGGTTGAAATGGCGTCAGACGATCGTGAGTACGCGGCACGAACCATCCGCTCGCAGCTACAAGAGGCGGCGGAGAAAACGTTGAATGAATTGGCGACCACGCCGGTCGACAACACGGCCGATGGTCTGTCGGTCAACGGGATCGATCTGGATGATCTGGACAACTGCGTCCAATCACTGGACTTGGATCACACGGTCGCCAAGTGTGACGAGTTCGACGGCGGAACATCGCAAGCCAGGTCGCGATTGAATGCGTTCTTAAGCGATTCGTTGGACGAATACCGTGACGACGTCTCGGTGATCCAGCCACATTGTTCGATGTTGAGCCCCTATTTGCACTTTGGACAGATCAGCCCGCTCAAGGTGGCTTTGGAAGTCAGGCAGGCCGGCGCGAACCGAGAAAGCACGGCGGATTTCATCGAGGAACTGTTGGTACGGCGTGAACTGGCGATCAACTTCGTTTACTTCGATTCCGATTATGACGGTCTGGACTGTTTGCCCGATTGGGCCCGCAAAACGCTGGAGAAACACGAATCCGACCCGCGACCGGATCACTACACCGCGTCGGAATTGGAAGACGGCCAGACGGACGATCCGGTTTGGAATGCCGCGATGACGGAGATGCGGTGTCGCGGATACCTGCACAACCATTTGCGGATGTACTGGGGCAAGCGAATTTTGGGCTGGACGAACACCATTCAACACGCGTATCGCGTCACTCTGGATTTGAACAACAAGTACTTCTACGACGGAAACGATCCCAATTCCTATGCCAACGTCGCATGGGTCTTCGGTAATCACGATCGTGCGTTCGGCGAACGAGACGTGTTCGGAAAAGTGCGGACGATGTCGGCCAGCGGGCTGGACCGAAAGATCGACACGGACGCCTATGTGCGATCGATCGCAGAACGTTTCGCGGCATCCAAGGCATAA
- a CDS encoding sigma-54-dependent transcriptional regulator, giving the protein MPNLLVIDDDRTILTFAERCLAPIADVTTASSAEAGLQELRNGDFDAVLLDIQLPDQNGLAVYCEIREHDRRIPVIFMTIEAASGTAIEAMQLGAFDYIAKPLSAEPLRDLVERAIEQRQISSVPVAISADESDEQSNGELFIGRSPAMLSVFKSIGKVSKQNVPILVRGESGTGKELVARALYQYSHRSDETFLAVNCAALPDNLLESELFGHEKGAFTGAESRRIGKFEQCNGGTLFLDEIGDMAPSVQAKVLRVLQEQRFERVGGNKELTTDVRIIAATNRPLEQMVDDGDYREDLLYRLNGVTIELPPLRERLSDVPALIHFFLVQAKQEFNKPDLEGLSPEAVDLLTQYQWPGNVRQLRAVIRRAVLDAVMPVITAEGFPSEIRRVASPEGQSSATDQGGGDAGSTLQPGRALPDLVSRLLKEKSTSLYSEAMEYMERFVIAEVLRHTDGNQSQAAEILGITRGKLRDRINSYNITLKADVQVDAVD; this is encoded by the coding sequence ATGCCCAATCTGTTGGTGATCGATGACGATCGCACCATTTTGACTTTCGCCGAACGATGTTTGGCGCCGATCGCCGATGTGACGACCGCATCGAGTGCCGAAGCGGGATTGCAGGAACTGCGGAACGGCGATTTCGACGCGGTTTTGTTGGATATTCAGCTGCCAGATCAGAATGGTTTGGCCGTCTATTGTGAAATCCGTGAACACGATCGCCGGATCCCCGTGATCTTCATGACGATCGAAGCGGCCAGCGGCACCGCCATCGAAGCGATGCAGCTGGGGGCGTTCGACTACATTGCCAAACCGCTGAGCGCCGAACCGCTGCGTGATCTGGTCGAACGCGCGATCGAGCAGCGTCAGATCAGTAGCGTTCCGGTGGCGATTTCCGCCGATGAGAGCGATGAGCAATCAAACGGCGAGCTTTTCATCGGTCGATCTCCGGCCATGCTGAGCGTTTTCAAGTCGATCGGCAAAGTCAGCAAACAGAACGTTCCGATCCTGGTCCGCGGCGAAAGTGGCACGGGGAAGGAATTGGTTGCACGGGCCCTTTATCAGTACAGCCATCGCAGCGACGAAACCTTCCTGGCGGTCAACTGCGCCGCGCTTCCCGACAATTTGCTCGAAAGCGAGTTGTTCGGCCACGAAAAAGGCGCCTTCACCGGCGCAGAATCGCGGCGGATCGGTAAGTTCGAACAGTGCAACGGCGGCACGTTGTTCCTGGACGAAATCGGCGACATGGCGCCTTCGGTGCAGGCCAAGGTTTTGCGCGTGCTGCAAGAACAACGTTTCGAAAGGGTCGGCGGCAACAAAGAACTGACGACCGATGTGCGGATCATCGCCGCGACAAATCGGCCGTTGGAACAGATGGTCGATGATGGTGATTACCGCGAAGACCTGTTGTACCGGCTTAACGGCGTCACAATAGAATTGCCGCCCCTGCGTGAACGCTTAAGCGATGTCCCGGCGCTGATTCACTTCTTTTTGGTCCAAGCCAAGCAGGAGTTCAACAAGCCCGACTTGGAAGGCCTTTCGCCCGAGGCCGTCGATCTGCTGACCCAGTACCAGTGGCCGGGAAATGTTCGACAGCTTCGTGCCGTGATTCGACGCGCGGTGCTGGACGCCGTCATGCCGGTGATCACCGCCGAAGGATTCCCCAGTGAAATCCGTCGCGTCGCTTCGCCGGAAGGCCAATCATCCGCAACGGATCAAGGCGGCGGCGATGCAGGTTCGACACTGCAACCAGGGCGTGCTTTGCCCGATTTGGTTTCGCGACTGTTGAAGGAAAAGTCCACCAGTCTGTACAGCGAAGCGATGGAGTACATGGAACGCTTCGTCATCGCCGAAGTGCTGCGGCACACCGATGGGAATCAAAGTCAGGCGGCGGAGATCCTGGGCATCACCCGTGGAAAGCTTCGCGATCGAATCAATTCGTACAACATCACACTGAAAGCAGACGTTCAAGTCGATGCGGTTGATTGA
- a CDS encoding phage holin family protein, with translation MTKTTPIRRVLRDILDLFELQIQLFSVDAQAAQRKATKAAALSITALALGGATLTVFIMALGFVLHELSGLSTGASLLIVSVLMFAIVGGLLALAASAVGKVGEALGQSQSEMAENFRWLKATLVAPESSPRNVFRDESFPRHKEPPTDFDPRYHDVDSSYVTTTSPTPGDEPFPVDPTTTTPLHRR, from the coding sequence ATGACGAAAACAACACCCATCCGACGTGTCTTGCGCGACATTCTGGATTTGTTCGAACTACAGATCCAGCTATTCAGCGTGGACGCCCAGGCGGCACAGCGAAAAGCAACGAAAGCCGCCGCATTGTCGATCACCGCGCTGGCACTCGGCGGCGCAACCCTGACCGTGTTCATCATGGCACTGGGTTTTGTGCTGCACGAGCTATCGGGACTCTCCACGGGAGCTTCATTGCTGATCGTGTCCGTACTGATGTTCGCGATCGTCGGCGGGCTGCTAGCACTGGCGGCATCCGCCGTCGGAAAAGTTGGTGAAGCCTTGGGCCAATCTCAGTCGGAAATGGCGGAGAACTTCCGCTGGTTGAAAGCCACTTTGGTTGCACCGGAAAGCTCGCCACGCAACGTCTTTCGCGACGAGTCTTTCCCAAGACACAAAGAACCGCCCACGGATTTTGATCCGCGGTACCACGACGTTGATTCGTCGTACGTCACCACCACGTCGCCCACACCCGGCGACGAACCATTCCCGGTCGATCCGACCACCACCACGCCATTGCACAGGAGATAA